Within Syntrophales bacterium, the genomic segment CCATTGGAGACGGATTTCCTTTTTAATTTTTTTAAGAAACGATAGTTTTGTACACTCAATTTGGTGGTCTGTAGTCCATCATAGATGTGGTTTTGGACTTAAAAATATACGTCTGTTTATTCGTACTCCGCTACCTTTTCTTCACCTGACAAAACTCTAAGGCCCCCTTCGGCGAGGGCTTGCATTTCATCCTCTCCGGGAAAGACAAAGACGGGTGCAATAAATTTCACTCGATCTTCAATCCAGTTGATGAGCATGGAAGAATGGGCTAACCCACCTGTAATTACTATGGCTTCGAGTTCCCCTTTTAAAACTGTGGCCATGGCCCCGATGTCTTTTGCAATCTGGTAAGCCATAGCCTCGTATATGAGTTTTGCCTTCTCATCTCCTTTGGAGATCATTTCTTCTATTTTTTGGGCGTCGTTGGTTCCGAGGTAAGCGGTAAGCCCTCCCCGTCCAACCAGGTAACTTTCTAATTGTTTTTTTTCGTATTTGCCCGAAAAGGCTAGATTTATAAGCTCTAAAGAGGGCAAGCCCCCGGCCCTTTCAGGTGTAAAGGGTCCCTCTGAAAGACCGTGGGTGCAATCGATAACTTCTCCTTTTCTGTGTGCTCCAATGGTTATACCTCCACCGATGTGTGCCACCACACAGTTAATTTCCTCATATCTTTTCCCCAGTTGCTTTGCCAGGCGTCTTGCCGCTGCTTTCTGGTTTAAAGCGTGAAATGCGCTTTTCCTTTCCACTTCGGGAATGCCCGAGATCCTGGCAATGGGTTGGAATTCATCTGTGCTTGGTGCATCAATTACAATCGCCGGCTTTCCCGTTTTCTCGGATAAACGGAGTGCCATTGCTGGTCCTAGTGCTGAGGGGTGTTTACCGTATTTCCCCTCTATGAGGTCTGAACACATTTTTTCATTTATGCGGTATGCCCCAGCTGGAGATGGTTTCCCCAGTCCTCCACGACTGACTATCAGATCAATTTCCTCTGGTGGAATCCCTTTTGTTAGAATAAAGTTGATAACGTCTTCTTCTCTTCGAGGTAGCTGGTCCTCAAGGGTGGAAAATTTTGATAGCTCTTCGGCTGTATAACGTATGGTGTCCACAGCGATTGCCTTTTCACCTTTGAAGATGGCTACTTTTGTTGACGTAGAACCAACGTTGATGACTAACAGTTTTTTTGCAGGCTCCATGAGTATGTCCTCCATTCAGGCGATGAGGGCTGCAAGGGCAAGCTCAACAACTCTGTTTTCTTGTGAAACGAATGGTACATTGAGAACCACAGGTTTTAAAGATCCAAGTAGTACACCAGCGGTCTGCATTCTTCCAAAATATACTAACGCTTCGGCGAGTAAATAGCCAGTGTCGATTTCAGGAAGAATAT encodes:
- the buk gene encoding butyrate kinase, which translates into the protein MEPAKKLLVINVGSTSTKVAIFKGEKAIAVDTIRYTAEELSKFSTLEDQLPRREEDVINFILTKGIPPEEIDLIVSRGGLGKPSPAGAYRINEKMCSDLIEGKYGKHPSALGPAMALRLSEKTGKPAIVIDAPSTDEFQPIARISGIPEVERKSAFHALNQKAAARRLAKQLGKRYEEINCVVAHIGGGITIGAHRKGEVIDCTHGLSEGPFTPERAGGLPSLELINLAFSGKYEKKQLESYLVGRGGLTAYLGTNDAQKIEEMISKGDEKAKLIYEAMAYQIAKDIGAMATVLKGELEAIVITGGLAHSSMLINWIEDRVKFIAPVFVFPGEDEMQALAEGGLRVLSGEEKVAEYE